The Chryseobacterium oranimense genome contains the following window.
TCCTTCAATGAAGTTTAAAGGAAAAGAAATGAGAGCCGAAGTGGCAAACTAAGGCATCTCCATAAATATAAAAAACCGGCTTTTAGTCGGTTTTTTTGCTTGATAATCAGGTGGTAATCGAATGTTAACAAAACTTAATGTTATATTGTTTCAGGGCAAATCCTTTTTTAGGAAATTTGCACTCAAATTATAAATACATAACAATGGGAATTGGTAATATTTTCCACGCTTTTCAACCAAAAGATAAAATTTTCTTTGTACTTTTTGAAAAAGTAACGGAGAACCTAGTGGCAATGTCTGAAGACTTTAATAATGGAATCAAAGATTTCGATCTTAATGACGACACCATGTTAAAAAGAATGAGCGACTATGAGCACAAAAATGATGAACTTACCCATGAGATCTTTGTTGAATTAGGAAAAAACTTCATTACACCGTTCGACCGTGAAGATATTCATACCCTGGCCACCGGCCTTGATGATATCGCAGATTATATCTACGCTTCCACAAAATACATCTTCTTATACAAATCGCCTGAGATGAAGGCCTATTCAGATTTTTCATTGCTGATCCACAAAGCTTGTCTTGAGATCCAGAATGCAATGAAAAACCTTAAAGGATTCAAAAATATGGATCAGGTAAAAGAAGCATGTATCAAAGTAAACTCTATTGAAAACATTGCAGATGACCTTTTATCCAATTCTATGGTAGATCTGTTTGAAACCAATGATGCCATCAACATCATCAAAGTTTCATCCGTACTTAATTATCTTGAAATAGTAACTGACAAAGCAGAAGATGTTGCCAACACTATTGAGAACATCATGATTAAATACGCTTAATTAATAATTATAACTAAACAATGGAATTTCCGATTTTACTTATAGTTATTATTGCCTTGGCTTTGATTTTTGATTACATTAATGGTTTTCATGATGCTGCCAACTCAATTGCGACTATTGTTTCTACAAAAGTTTTAACTCCATTCCAGGCCGTTCTTTGGGCAGCACTTTGGAACTTTGCCGCTTTTTTCCTGGCCGCTTATGTAATTGGAGAATTTAAAATTGGTAATACAATTGCCAAAACGGTTAATGAAAATTTTATCAATCTGGAAGTTATATTTTCAGGACTTATTGCAGCCATCGCCTGGAATCTTCTGACATGGTGGTTTGGTATTCCTTCTTCCTCTTCACATACACTGATCGGAGGCTTTTTAGGAGCTGCTTTAATGCACGCTTTTATGCTGGATTATCATGCTGTAGCAACAGCGCAGCCGGATTTAGGTATCTGGCAGACAATTAAGGAGGCATTCACTCAGGTTACCCATCAAAGTGTGGTGAAATTTGATAAAGTGATTCCTATCTTCTTGTTTATCTTCTTAGCTCCTTTTATCGGGATGCTTATTTCAATAATCATTACGCTTATCATTGTTCATCTTTATAAAAGATCAAACCCGCACAAAGCAGATCAATCATTTAAGAAGCTGCAGCTGGCATCTTCAGCATTGTTCAGTTTAACGCACGGGTTAAATGATGCTCAGAAAGTAATGGGTATTATAGGGGCCGCAATTATTTTCTATCACGTAGATATTATTCATGATCCCCTTTATCTGAACATTGCATCAGCAGAACGTTTTAATTATTTTGCTCAGCATTATTTATGGGTTCCGCTAGTATCATTCCTCGCCATTGCCTTAGGAACAATGAGTGGAGGATGGAAAATCATCAAAACAATGGGGACTAAAATTACTAAAGTAACTCCATTAGAAGGGGTGAGTGCAGAAACAGCCGGAGCAATTACACTATTCATTACAGAACATCTTTCAATTCCGGTATCTACAACACATACCATCACCGGTTCGATCATCGGGGTAGGACTTACAAAGAGAATTTCTGCTGTACGATGGGGAATTACAGTAAGCCTTCTTTGGGCTTGGGTGTTAACGATTCCGATTTCGGCGATTGTTGCAGCAATTACTTATATGGCAGTAGCATTTCTGGCTTAATTTAAAGTTAAAACTATAATATAAACTTTGTCCTTCAGGGCAAAGTTTTTTGTTTTATAAAGCCCTGAAAAATTGTATTTTTGTTCAAATTAAAAGATTTTATGGAATTTTTAGACAGATACCAGCAGATCGTTGCTGACGCCATTACGAAGTATACTTTTAAAGACAAGCCTGCGGAACTTTATGACCCTATGAACTACATCATTTCCCACGGTGGAAAGCGCCTTCGTCCTATTATGGTACTGATGGCCTGTGACCTGTTCGGAGGAGATCTTAAACAGGCTATAAAACCAGCACTGGCTATTGAATTTTTCCATAATTTCACCCTGATCCATGACGATATTATGGATGAAGCTCCATTGAGAAGAAACAAGCCTACCATTCATACCCTTCATGGGATTAATGTTGGAATCCTTTCCGGAGACGGATTAATGCTTAAAGCCTATAAATTCTTTGAAGACCTTGAGCCTGAAATTTTCAAGGCGTGTATCAGGATCTTTACCCATACAGGACTCCTTTTGTGTGAAGGACAGCAGTATGATATCAATTTTGAAACTCAGGAGGATGTTACCTATGATGATTACATCCGTATGATTACCTATAAAACGGGCGTTTTAAGTGCTTCTTCATTTGAAATAGGAGCTCTTATTGCCAAAGCCAATTTTAAAGATGCCAAAGCGATCTTCAATTTCGGAAAACATATTGGTATCGCTTTCCAGATTATGGATGATTACCTGGATGTATTTGGAGACCAGGCCCAGTTTGGTAAAAAGCATGCCGGAGATATTTACGAAAACAAGAAAACTGTTCTTTACCTTTTAGCCAGAGAGCATGCTACAGAGGAAGAGAGAAAAGAACTGGATCACTGGTATGGTAAGAAAACTGACAATATCGACAAAGTATATGGTGTTGAAAAAATCTTCAGAAGAACCAAAGTGGATGAAAAAGCATTGCGCCTGATCGAAAAACATAACGAAATAGGACAGAGCTACCTGGAAAAGATCAATATTCCTGAAGAAAAGAAAAAACCTTTTATAGAACTGGCTAATTATCTGTTGAGAAGAGAGAGCTAATGCGATAGTGTGCTGATGTGTTGATTTGCAGATTAACAATCGTCGCATTAGCATATTATCACATCATCAAATCAATTTATGAAATTCAGAACTGAAGTTGACATTCCGAAGTCGGAGAAAAAGATTGATGTTGAAGATAAAATATTTTCAATAGGCTCTTGTTTTGCTTCGGAAATGACAGATTTGCTGGGACAGGGGCAGCTTCAGACCGTTAATAATCCCTTTGGAACTATTTTTAATCCTTTTTCGATCAGCAATGCCGTTAAAAGACTCCATGATTCAGAGTTCTATACAGAAGATGAGCTGATCACTTTTAATGACGAATTTATCTCCCTGGATCATCACAGCAGCTTCGACAGAAGGTATATCCATCAGACCCTGGATGTAATCAATGCCGGAATAGAAGTGGGAAACAGATTTCTTCAGGATGCAGGCTGGGTAATTATTACTTACGGAACTTCATTTATTTATGAATTTATTCCTAAGAAAAAGCTGGCTGCCAACTGCCATAAAATTCCTCAGAAGTTTTTTGAAAAAAGGCTGCTTTCTCATCAGGAGCTTACAGATTCCATCTACAATACGGTTTTAAACCTGAAAGACATCTGCCGGGATGATGTACAGATCCTGTTTACCGTTTCACCGGTTCGTCACACAAAAGATGGAATGGTTGAGAACCAATTGAGTAAATCCAAACTGATTACAGCAGTTCATGAGGCTGTTTCACAACTGGAAAACTGTCACTATCTTCCTGTTTATGAAATACTGATGGATGATCTGCGTGATTACCGTTTTTACAAAGAAGATATGATTCACCCTACCTATCAGGCTGTAAGCTATATCTTTGATAAATTCGGTGAAGCCTATTTTTCAGATAATACGAAAAGTTTTATCAAAGAAAATTTTAAGATTAATAAAGCATTGCAACACAGAACGGATGATGAAAAAGATCCGAAATATATTGAGTTCAGAGAAAAATTAAGCCAGAGAATTGAAATTCAGAGAGAAAAAGTAAGGCATAAAATATTTTCAGATGATTGATTTCACTACCCTTGAATATCTGCAGTCCGGAAATGAAAGGCAGAAAAGAGCGTATGAAGTTCTTACAAAGCATAAGGTCTTTGAGAAGCTGAAGCCTTATTCTCCGGTGCTGGCAGGAACCATTCCTATCGGGATTGATATTGAAAGCAGTGATCTGGACATTATTTGCGAGGTAGATCTCCGTTTTGAAGAAGATTTCCTGGATGATATCATGTTTAGCCGGTTAATTCCCGCAGATGCAGAGGTAAAGGTTGAAAATATTACCATACAGGGAGAAAAAAGTATTGTTCTGAACTTTATGCTGGAAGAGTTTCCAATAGAGATTTTTGGGCAGAATAAGCCTGTACTTGCACAAAATGCTTATCAGCACATGATGGCTGAATACAGAATATTAAAAGAAAAAGGAGAAGATTTTAAATATAAAATAATAGAACTTAAGAAACAGGGAATCAAGACTGAGCCGGCATTCGGTTTATTGATGGACTTGAAAAACCCTTATAAAGATCTGTTAAAATTTTAAGAAAATGATTGATACACATACCCACTTATACGCAGAAGAATTTGATGAAGACAGAAAAGAAGCTATTCAGCGGGCCCTGGATAAAGGAATTACAAAGTTTTATCTTCCTGCCATCGATTCGGAATCTCATGAAAAAATGCTTCAGCTGGAAACTGAATATCCGGGGCAGGTCCTTTCTATGATGGGGCTTCATCCATGCTATGTAAA
Protein-coding sequences here:
- a CDS encoding GSCFA domain-containing protein, encoding MKFRTEVDIPKSEKKIDVEDKIFSIGSCFASEMTDLLGQGQLQTVNNPFGTIFNPFSISNAVKRLHDSEFYTEDELITFNDEFISLDHHSSFDRRYIHQTLDVINAGIEVGNRFLQDAGWVIITYGTSFIYEFIPKKKLAANCHKIPQKFFEKRLLSHQELTDSIYNTVLNLKDICRDDVQILFTVSPVRHTKDGMVENQLSKSKLITAVHEAVSQLENCHYLPVYEILMDDLRDYRFYKEDMIHPTYQAVSYIFDKFGEAYFSDNTKSFIKENFKINKALQHRTDDEKDPKYIEFREKLSQRIEIQREKVRHKIFSDD
- a CDS encoding inorganic phosphate transporter, with the protein product MEFPILLIVIIALALIFDYINGFHDAANSIATIVSTKVLTPFQAVLWAALWNFAAFFLAAYVIGEFKIGNTIAKTVNENFINLEVIFSGLIAAIAWNLLTWWFGIPSSSSHTLIGGFLGAALMHAFMLDYHAVATAQPDLGIWQTIKEAFTQVTHQSVVKFDKVIPIFLFIFLAPFIGMLISIIITLIIVHLYKRSNPHKADQSFKKLQLASSALFSLTHGLNDAQKVMGIIGAAIIFYHVDIIHDPLYLNIASAERFNYFAQHYLWVPLVSFLAIALGTMSGGWKIIKTMGTKITKVTPLEGVSAETAGAITLFITEHLSIPVSTTHTITGSIIGVGLTKRISAVRWGITVSLLWAWVLTIPISAIVAAITYMAVAFLA
- a CDS encoding DUF4269 domain-containing protein, with amino-acid sequence MIDFTTLEYLQSGNERQKRAYEVLTKHKVFEKLKPYSPVLAGTIPIGIDIESSDLDIICEVDLRFEEDFLDDIMFSRLIPADAEVKVENITIQGEKSIVLNFMLEEFPIEIFGQNKPVLAQNAYQHMMAEYRILKEKGEDFKYKIIELKKQGIKTEPAFGLLMDLKNPYKDLLKF
- a CDS encoding polyprenyl synthetase family protein, with the translated sequence MEFLDRYQQIVADAITKYTFKDKPAELYDPMNYIISHGGKRLRPIMVLMACDLFGGDLKQAIKPALAIEFFHNFTLIHDDIMDEAPLRRNKPTIHTLHGINVGILSGDGLMLKAYKFFEDLEPEIFKACIRIFTHTGLLLCEGQQYDINFETQEDVTYDDYIRMITYKTGVLSASSFEIGALIAKANFKDAKAIFNFGKHIGIAFQIMDDYLDVFGDQAQFGKKHAGDIYENKKTVLYLLAREHATEEERKELDHWYGKKTDNIDKVYGVEKIFRRTKVDEKALRLIEKHNEIGQSYLEKINIPEEKKKPFIELANYLLRRES
- a CDS encoding DUF47 domain-containing protein; the protein is MGIGNIFHAFQPKDKIFFVLFEKVTENLVAMSEDFNNGIKDFDLNDDTMLKRMSDYEHKNDELTHEIFVELGKNFITPFDREDIHTLATGLDDIADYIYASTKYIFLYKSPEMKAYSDFSLLIHKACLEIQNAMKNLKGFKNMDQVKEACIKVNSIENIADDLLSNSMVDLFETNDAINIIKVSSVLNYLEIVTDKAEDVANTIENIMIKYA